The proteins below are encoded in one region of Ammospiza nelsoni isolate bAmmNel1 chromosome 23, bAmmNel1.pri, whole genome shotgun sequence:
- the LOC132083368 gene encoding probable E3 ubiquitin-protein ligase makorin-1: MEVGSVMASGPLRTEASSLRPPCRNFARGFCRWGQSCRFSHDRESARVCKYFQRGFCLYGELCSYQHIQEESVPVWAQCGLMPHCHCGQEHGTEPTATDHDHGGAQCTTACSTTCAAFKCPKVEVEVEEKDKKSIPAVGNIPRGAISGELVPTKARGASGFQPQGPALEPDSSGPKKAVLDTATQTDPAKVPAEPGAAAAPVTTAALRARSEAVVCGICMDRVYEKALPEQRLFGILPNCSHAYCLGCIRRWRRSRTFQSTVIKACPECRIPSNYYIPHKYWVSDVAEKEKLISTFKARTGKIRCKFFLRGYCPFRSECIYLHELPASWLRRHRQRQQRMPAVFLPSSSESSDEEDEELCMLEWALTLSMLEPEFRHSVYCRELLLTDFSDSD, from the exons ATGGAGGTGGGCTCCGTGATGGCATCTGGGCCGCTGAGGACCGAGGCAAGCTCTCTGAGACCCCCGTGCAG GAATTTTGCCCGCGGATTCTGCCGGTGGGGCCAGAGCTGCCGCTTCTCACACGACCGAGAATCAGCCCGGGTCTGCAAGTACTTCCAGCGCGGGTTCTGCCTTTATGGAGAGCTGTGCAG CTACCAGCACATCCAGGAAGAGTCAGTACCAGTATGGGCCCAATGCGGTCTGATGCCTCACTGCCACTGTGGCCAGGAGCACGGCACTGAGCCCACAGCCACGGACCACGACCACGGGGGAGCCCAGTGCACCACGGCCTGCAGCACGACATGTGCGGCCTTCAAGTGCCCCAAAGTGGAGGTAGAAGTGGAAGAGAAAGACAAGAAGAGCATTCCAGCAGTTGGTAACATCCCCCGTGGGGCCATCAGTGGAGAACTTGTTCCCACAAAAGCTCGGGGTGCCTCAG GCTTCCAGCCACAAGGGCCAGCACTGGAGCCAGACTCCTCTGGCCCCAAGAAGGCAGTTTTGGACACAGCGACACAGACTGACCCTGCAAag GTCCCTGCAGAGCCGGGTGCTGCGGCAGCCCCGGTCACCACTGCAGCGCTGAGAGCCCGCAGTGAGGCTGTGGTGTGTGGCATCTGCATGGACAGGGTGTACGAGAAGGCGCTGCCCGAGCAGCGGCTCTTCGGGATCCTCCCCAACTGCAGCCACGCCTATTGCCTGGGCTGCATCCGCAGGTGGCGCCGCAGCCGCACCTTCCAGAGCACTGTCATAAA GGCCTGCCCAGAGTGCCGGATCCCTTCCAACTACTACATCCCGCACAAATACTGGGTCTCAGATGTGGCTGAGAAGGAGAAGCTCATCAGCACCTTCAAGGCCCGGACAGG GAAAATCAGGTGCAAGTTCTTCCTGCGTGGCTACTGCCCTTTCAGATCAGAGTGCATCTACCTGCACGAGCTGCCCGCCAGCTGGCTGCGGCGGCACAGGCAGCGCCAGCAGAGGATGCCCGCG gtgTTCCTCCCCTCTTCCTCGGAGAGCTCTGAcgaggaggatgaggagctctGCATGCTCGAGTGGGCTCTCACCCTGTCCATGCTGGAGCCAGAATTTCGCCACTCGGTTTATTGCCGCGAGTTGCTTCTCACCGACTTCAGCGATTCCGACTGA
- the DEF6 gene encoding differentially expressed in FDCP 6 homolog, with translation MDLRAELLKSIWYAFTALDVEKSGKVSKSQLKVLSHNLYTVLCIPHDPVALEEHFRDDDDGPVSSQGYMPYLNKYILDKVEEGAFVKENFDELCWTLTAKKNYKPDRNGNSVVSHQDAFKLWCLFNFLSEDKYPLVMVPDEVEYLLKKICTAMNVELNSCELEDFLSQEPQGQGGLTVWQFLDMVNSGRFLRGIEQEAISMAVEEVYQEVIEDVLKQGYLWKKGQLRRNWSERWFMLKPSALSYYMSEERKEKKGSITLDKHCCVEVLPDRDGKRCMFCVKTSSRTYEMSASDTRQRQEWTLAIQTAIRLQAEGKKSLHKDLKQKRREQREQREQRKAAKEEETQRLKQLQEEKERKLQELELLKEAQRQAEILLQEEEQRRRQQHEEMQRTLEIQLREAEQARASMQAEMVLKEAEAERQRKRILELEDMQERLQEALQQEVKARQDEEAVRYAQARLLAEEEEKLKQLMKLKEEQEEYIIRTQMEKQVLKQEMENKNKCLEEAQKQLEEVRVNRQRVDQDVMAAQRKLRQASTNVKHWNVQMNRLMHPIGPGDKRTNVSGGVFAGYQPLLSRRDSSLKLKQRVEDKGSDPTRENSKENVSNGGNSSTLPSPDADTMATEPTN, from the exons ATGGACCTGCGGGCCGAGCTGCTCAAGTCCATCTGGTACGCCTTCACCGCCCTGGACGTGGAGAAGAGCGGCAAGGTGTCCAAATCCCAGCTCAAA GTGCTGTCTCACAACCTGTACACGGTGCTGTGCATCCCCCACGACCCCGTGGCACTGGAGGAGCATTTCCGTGACGATGATGATGGGCCAGTGTCCAGCCAGGGCTACATGCCCTACCTCAACAAGTACATCCTGGACAAG GTGGAGGAAGGTGCTTTTGTCAAAGAAAACTTTGATGAGCTCTGCTGGACCCTGACAGCGAAGAAGAACTACAAACCCGACCGCAATGGGAACAGTGTTGTGTCCCACCAGGATGCCTTCAAGCTCTGGTGCCTCTTCAACTTTCTGTCTGAAGACAAATACCCTCTTGTCATGGTGCCAGATGAG GTGGAGTATCTGCTGAAGAAGATCTGCACAGCCATGAACGTGGAGCTGAACTCGTGCGAGCTGGAGGATTTCCTGTCCCAGGAGCCGCAGGGCCAGGGCGGCCTCACGGTCTGGCAGTTCCTGGACATGGTGAACTCGGGCAGGTTCCTCAGAGGCATCGAGCAGGAGGCCATCAGCATGGCCGTGGAGGAGGTGTACCAGGAGGTCATCGAGGATGTGCTCAAACAG GGCTACCTCTGGAAGAAGGGCCAGCTGAGGAGGAACTGGTCAGAGCGGTGGTTCATGCTGAAGCCCAGTGCCCTGTCCTACTACATGagtgaggagaggaaggagaagaaggggaGCATCACGTTGGACAAGCACTGCTGTGTGGAG gtgtTGCCAGACAGGGATGGCAAGAGGTGCATGTTCTGTGTGAAGACCTCGTCCCGCACCTACGAGATGAGCGCCTCGGACACGCGGCAGCGCCAGGAGTGGACGCTCG ccatCCAGACTGCCATCAGGCTGCAGGCCGAGGGAAAGAAGTCCCTGCACAAGGACCTGAAGCAGAAGCGCCGGGAGCAGCGGGAGCAGCGGGAGCAGCGCAAGGCGGCCAAGGAGGAGGAGACGCAACGGCtcaagcagctgcaggaggaaaaggagaggaagctgcaggagctggagctgctcaagGAGGCCCAGAGGCAGGCAGAgatcctgctgcaggaggaggagcagcggCGGAGGCAGCAGCACGAGGAGATGCAGAGGACCCTGGAGATCCAGCTGCGGGAGGCCGAGCAG GCTCGTGCCTCCATGCAGGCAGAGATGGTGCTGAAGGAGGCTGAGGCAGAGCGGCAGCGCAAGCGcatcctggagctggaggacatgcaggagaggctgcaggaggccctgcagcaggaggtgaaAGCGCGGCAAGACGAGGAGGCTGTGAGATATGCTCAGGCCAG GCTACtggctgaggaagaggagaagctgAAACAGCTGATGAAGCTGAAGGAGGAGCAAGAAGAGTATATCATCAGAACTCAGATGGAGAAGCAAGTCCTCAAGCAGGAGATGGAGAACAAGAACAAGTGTCTGGAAGAGGCGCAGAAGCAGCTGGAAGAAGTGAGAGTGAACAGGCAGCGGGTGGACCAAGATGTCATG GCGGCCCAGAGGAAGCTGCGACAGGCCAGCACAAACGTCAAGCACTGGAACGTGCAGATGAACCGACTGATGCACCCCATTGGGCCTGGAG ACAAGCGAACAAACGTGAGTGGAGGAGTCTTTGCTGGCTACCAGCCCCTTCTGTCACGGCGAGATTCTTCCCTCAAACTCAAGCAGAGGGTGGAGGATAAAGGCAGTGACCCCACGAGggaaaacagcaaggaaaacGTGAGCAACGGCGGGAACAGCAGCACGCTGCCATCTCCAGATGCGGACACCATGGCCACAGAGCCCACCAATTAG
- the ZNF76 gene encoding zinc finger protein 76: MESLGLPAVTLGDGTTAYLQQAARGEKLIEGQVIELEDGTTAYIHQVTFQKEAVAFEDGQPVVLEDGSMAFIHSTAKESYEPGTFQAVQLEDGSTAYIHHPVIVAPGSTILQVQMEAGLQGLPGKEEEDDGLDVDTINALQQYGRKGADEEEEGVTDTCHVKSKDSSNLSSQDLQEEEMQSHRKGQQVGSRAFRCGYQGCGRLYTTAHHLKVHERAHTGDRPYTCDFPSCGKAFATGYGLKSHVRTHTGEKPYKCPEDLCSKAFKTSGDLQKHIRTHTGERPFKCPFVGCGRSFTTSNIRKVHMRTHTGERPYTCAEPGCGRGFTSATNYKNHMRIHTGEKPYLCTVPGCGKRFTEYSSLYKHHVVHTHCKPYTCSSCGKTYRQTSTLAMHKRSSHGELEATEESEQALFEQQQLEAADRGSPLKSQHIAFLSEMEEDEEEDAVPTQISLISQDGTEQVSLSQEELQALGSAIGVVAQSRVLAVPEGGDTGTMAVASSDGTEAQEVTVVTSGAVVSEESDIAPLCHQQVALLATSHGTHIAVQLEEQQSLEEALSMATAVIHYEPVPPATALPGKGS; this comes from the exons GTGAAAAGCTGATTGAAGGGCAAGTCATTGAACTTGAAGATGGGACCACAGCTTATATCCACCAGGTGACATTTCAGAAAG aGGCTGTGGCTTTTGAAGATGGGCAGCCAGTGGTGCTGGAGGATGGCAGCATGGCCTTCAtacacagcacagccaaag AGAGTTACGAGCCTGGCACATTCCAGGCTGTCCAGCTGGAGGATGGCTCCACTGCCTACATCCACCACCCTGTCATCGTGGCCCCTGGCAGCACCATCCTGCAAGTGCAGATGGAAGCTGGGCTCCAGGGGTTgcctgggaaggaggaggaagatgatggCCTCGATGTGGACACCATTAATGCATTGCAGCAGTATGGCAGGAAG GGCGCTGacgaggaagaggaaggagtgACAGACACCTGCCATGTGAAGAGTAAAGACTCCAGCAACCTCTCTTCCCAG gatctgcaggaggaggagatgcaGAGCCACAGGAAGGGGCAGCAGGTCGGCAGCAGAGCTTTCCGCTGCGGGTACCAAGGCTGTGGCCGCCTCTACACCACTGCCCACCACCTCAAG GTACATGAACGTGCTCACACGGGTGACCGGCCATACACGTGTGACTTCCCAAGCTGTGGGAAAGCATTTGCCACAG GGTATGGTCTGAAGAGCCACGTGAGAACACACACAGGTGAGAAACCGTACAAGTGTCCAGAAGATTTGTGCAGCAAAGCCTTCAAAACCTCCGGGGACCTGCAGAAACACATCCGCACGCACACGG GTGAGCGTCCCTTCAAGTGTCCCTTCGTGGGCTGTGGCCGCTCCTTCACCACGTCCAACATCCGCAAGGTTCACATGCGGACGCACACGGGCGAGCGGCCCTACACctgtgcagagcctggctgcGGCAGGGGCTTCACCAGCGCCACCAACTACAAGAACCACATGAGGATCCACACAG GAGAGAAGCCATACCTGTGCACCGTGCCGGGCTGCGGGAAGCGCTTCACCGAGTACTCCAGCCTGTACAAGCACCACGTGGTGCACACGCACTGCAAGCCCTACACGTGCAGCAGCTGCGGCAAGACCTACCGACAGACCTCCACGCTGGCCATGCACAAACGCAGCAGCCACGGCGAGCTGGAGGCCACCGAGGAGAGCGAGCAGGCCCTGTtcgagcagcagcagctggagg CTGCTGACAGAGGCTCTCCACTGAAAAGTCAGCATATTGCTTTCCTCTCAGAGATggaggaagatgaagaagaagatgcTGTGCCTACACAAATCTCACTTATCTCTcaggacgggacagagcag GTCAGTCTGtctcaggaggagctgcaggccctgggcagtgccatcggcgtggtggcacagagcagggtcctCGCCGTGCCCgagggaggggacactgggaccaTGGCTGTGGCCAGCAGTGATGGCACCGAGGCACAGGAG GTGACCGTAGTCACTTCTGGGGCGGTGGTGTCAGAGGAGTCGGACATTGCCCCGCTCTGCCATCAGCAGGTGGCATTGCTGGCCACCTCCCACGGCACCCACATTGCTGTGCAG ctggaagagcagcagagcctggaggaaGCCCTCAGCATGGCCACAGCAGTCATCCACTACGAGCCAGTGccccctgccacagccctgcctgggaaggggagctga
- the PPARD gene encoding peroxisome proliferator-activated receptor delta produces the protein MEQLQEEVPEVKEEEEEEAVMVASGASDPTGGPDSSLPSSSCTDLSQSSSPSLSDQLQMGCEEAALGALNVECRVCGDKASGFHYGVHACEGCKGFFRRTIRMKLEYEKCERSCKIQKKNRNKCQYCRFQKCLSLGMSHNAIRFGRMPEAEKRKLVAGLTASEIGCQNPQVADLKAFSKHIYNAYLKNFNMTKKKARGILTGKASSTPPFVIHDMDTLWQAEKGLVWKQLVNGIPPYKEIGVHVFYRCQCTTVETVRELTEFAKSIPSFVGLYLNDQVTLLKYGVHEAIFAMLASIMNKDGLLVANGNGFVTREFLRSLRKPFNEIMEPKFEFAVKFNALELDDSDLSLFVAAIILCGDRPGLMNVKQVEEIQDNILRALEFHLQSNHPDAQYLFPKLLQKMADLRQLVTEHAQLVQKIKKTETETSLHPLLQEIYKDMY, from the exons ATGGAACAACTACAGGAGGAAGTACCTGAGGtcaaggaagaggaagaggaagaggcagTGATGGTGGCAAGTGGAGCCTCAGACCCAACTGGAGGACCAGACAGCTCGCTGCCTTCGAGCAGCTGCACAG aCCTGTCACAGAGCTCCTCTCCCTCGCTGTCGGACCAGCTGCAGATGGGATGCGAGGAGGCGGCGCTGGGAGCGCTGAATGTGGAGTGCAGGGTCTGTGGGGACAAAGCCTCGGGCTTCCACTACGGCGTGCACGCCTGTGAGGGCTGCAAG ggttTCTTCCGCCGGACGATCCGCATGAAGCTGGAGTACGAGAAGTGTGAGAGGAGCTGCAAGATTCAGAAGAAGAACAGAAACAAGTGCCAGTACTGCCGCTTCCAGAAATGCCTCTCGCTGGGCATGTCACACAATG CAATCCGCTTTGGGCGCATGCCAGAGGCAGAGAAGAGGAagctggtggcagggctgaCAGCGAGCGAGATCGGCTGCCAGAACCCACAGGTGGCTGACCTGAAAGCTTTCTCCAAGCACATCTACAACGCCTACCTGAAGAATTTCAACATGACCAAAAAGAAGGCAAGAGGTATCCTGACCGGAAaggccagcagcacccca CCTTTTGTGATCCATGACATGGACACGTTGTGGCAGGCAGAGAAGGGGCTGGTGTGGAAGCAGCTGGTGAACGGCATCCCCCCCTACAAGGAGATCGGGGTGCACGTGTTCTACCGCTGCCAGTGCACTACGGTGGAGACCGTGCGGGAGCTCACCGAGTTCGCCAAGAGCATCCCCAGCTTCGTCGGCCTCTACCTCAACGACCAAGTGACTCTGCTCAAGTACGGGGTGCACGAGGCCATCTTTGCCATGCTGGCCTCCATCATGAACAAGGACGGGCTGCTGGTGGCCAACGGCAACGGCTTTGTGACCCGCGAGTTCCTGCGCAGCCTGCGCAAGCCCTTCAATGAGATCATGGAGCCCAAATTCGAGTTTGCTGTGAAGTTCAACGCGCTGGAGCTGGATGACAGTGACCTGTCCCTGTTTGTGGCTGCCATCATCCTGTGTGGAG ACCGCCCTGGCCTGATGAACGTGAAGCAGGTGGAGGAGATCCAAGACAACATCCTGCGAGCGCTGGAGTTCCACCTGCAGTCCAACCACCCCGATGCCCAGTACCTCTTCCCCAAGCTGCTGCAGAAGATGGCTGACCTGCGACAGCTGGTGACAGAGCACGCCCAGCTGGTGCAGAAGATCAAgaagacagagacagagacatCTCTGCACCCACTTCTGCAGGAGATCTACAAGGACATGTACTAA